A window from Telopea speciosissima isolate NSW1024214 ecotype Mountain lineage chromosome 8, Tspe_v1, whole genome shotgun sequence encodes these proteins:
- the LOC122670761 gene encoding trans-cinnamate 4-monooxygenase: protein MDLQLLEKTLLALFCAIILAIIISKLRGKRFKLPPGPLPVPVFGNWLQVGDDLNHRNLTDLTRRFGDIFLLRMGQRNLVVVSSPDLAKDVLHTQGVEFGSRTRNVVFDIFTGKGQDMVFTVYGEHWRKMRRIMTVPFFTNKVVQQYRFGWEEEAGRVVDDVKKMPEASTTGIVLRKRLQLMMYNNMYRIMFDRRFESEDDPLFQRLKTLNGERSRLAQSFEYNYGDFIPILRPFLRGYLKICKEVKERRLQLFKDYFLEERKKLASTKATDNEGLKCAIDHILDAQQKGEINEDNVLYIVENINVAAIETTLWSVEWGIAELVNHPEIQQKLRNELDTVLGPGVQITEPDTYKLPYLQAVIKETLRLRMAIPLLVPHMNLQDAKLGGYEIPAESKILVNAWHLANNPDQWKNPEQFRPERFLEEEAKVEANGNDFRYLPFGVGRRSCPGIILALPILGITLGRLVQNFELLPPPGQSKLDTTEKGGQFSLHILKHSTIVAKPRVF, encoded by the exons ATGGATCTCCAACTCCTTGAGAAAACCCTCTTAGCCCTCTTCTGTGCTATCATTCTCGCTATTATCATTTCCAAACTCCGTGGCAAGCGGTTCAAACTTCCCCCCGGTCCACTCCCGGTCCCGGTCTTCGGCAACTGGCTCCAAGTCGGCGATGACTTGAACCACCGTAATCTGACCGATTTAACCCGCCGGTTCGGCGATATCTTCCTCCTCCGCATGGGCCAACGCAACCTCGTCGTCGTCTCTTCCCCTGATCTCGCGAAAGATGTTCTTCATACTCAAGGTGTCGAATTCGGGTCACGAACCCGAAACGTTGTCTTCGATATCTTTACCGGTAAAGGCCAAGATATGGTTTTCACCGTTTACGGTGAACATTGGAGGAAGATGCGGAGAATCATGACCGTTCCTTTTTTCACCAATAAAGTGGTTCAACAGTACCGATTCGGGTGGGAAGAAGAAGCTGGTCGGGTTGTGGATGATGTGAAGAAGATGCCGGAAGCATCAACGACTGGGATTGTTCTAAGAAAACGTCTGCAACTTATGATGTACAATAATATGTACCGTATCATGTTCGATCGGAGGTTTGAGAGTGAAGATGATCCGTTGTTTCAACGTCTTAAGACTTTGAATGGAGAGAGAAGTAGACTAGCTCAGAGCTTTGAGTATAATTATGGTGATTTTATCCCCATTTTAAGGCCTTTCTTGAGAGGTTATTTGAAGATTTGTAAAGAGGTTAAGGAACGAAGGTTGCAGCTCTTTAAGGACTATTTTCTTGAAGAAAGGAA GAAGCTTGCAAGCACGAAGGCAACGGACAACGAAGGGCTAAAATGCGCCATAGATCATATCCTTGATGCCCAGCAGAAAGGAGAAATCAACGAAGATAACGTTCTTTACATCGTCGAGAACATTAATGTTGCAG CAATTGAAACTACATTGTGGTCTGTTGAGTGGGGCATAGCGGAGCTGGTGAACCACCCAGAGATCCAACAGAAACTCCGAAATGAGCTGGACACGGTTCTCGGACCCGGTGTACAAATCACTGAACCCGACACCTACAAGCTTCCCTACCTTCAGGCCGTGATCAAGGAGACCCTTCGACTCCGTATGGCAATCCCATTGCTCGTCCCACACATGAACCTTCAAGACGCCAAGCTCGGCGGCTATGAGATTCCCGCCGAGAGCAAGATCCTCGTCAATGCGTGGCATCTCGCTAACAACCCGGATCAATGGAAGAACCCGGAGCAGTTCCGACCCGAACGATTCTTGGAGGAGGAAGCCAAGGTCGAGGCTAACGGTAATGATTTCCGGTACCTCCCATTCGGTGTCGGTCGGAGGAGCTGCCCCGGAATCATTCTGGCCTTACCCATCCTTGGAATCACCTTGGGCCGTCTGGTCCAGAACTTTGAGCTCTTGCCTCCACCGGGTCAGTCTAAGCTTGATACCACAGAGAAGGGAGGCCAATTTAGCTTGCACATATTGAAGCACTCCACTATTGTTGCAAAGCCTAGGGTGTTTTGA